One window of Elaeis guineensis isolate ETL-2024a chromosome 11, EG11, whole genome shotgun sequence genomic DNA carries:
- the LOC105054352 gene encoding kinesin-like protein KIN-14E isoform X1, which produces MEGSQQSAFCPYRETVTLDSGVLSPSFWTKNSEKSPVVDADSTMGVTADDSFDSMILVSGSRLVQCGLREMDCRDDVVMFVNSGGSPIEGRDSHINFLGDSYFRGGDVIKTNEPIVEGGDYPSLYQSARYGNFCYKFEGLAPGDYFVDLHFAEIVNTYGPKGIRLFDVSMQEEKILSELDVYAVVGANKPLQLVDVRVPVLDNGVIVIRFEGISGTPTVSGICIRKAPKLSAPLVKPEHLICNKCAAEIEVSPTQTRARSKYIAKYEKKIHELTSQYKLKSDECYEAWMSLTATNEQLERLRMELDNRLFQTDTLEQAVGKQTGKLRDVSERYEHDKKSWFAALSNLEEKIKAMKQEQSQLAIEAHECANSTPDLNKMIIAVQTLVTQCEDLKIKYSEEIAKRKKLYNQVQETKGNIRVFCRCRPLTKEEVLSGCTTIVDFDAAKEGDIGIMTGESTKKIFKFDRVYTPKDGQAEVYADASPLVTSVLDGYNVCIFAYGQTGTGKTFTMEGNEQNRGVNYRTLEELFKIAAERKETFNYDIAVSVLEVYNEQIRDLLATFPSTKKLEVRQAAEGFHHVPGIVESKVENIKQVWDVLQAGSNARAVGSNNVNEHSSRSHCMLCITVRARNIMNGESTKSKLWLIDLAGSERLAKTDVQGERLKEAQNINRSLSALGDVMSALATKSSHIPYRNSKLTHLLQDSLSGESKALMFVQIGPSNNDLGETLSSLNFASRVRNIELGPARKQVDTGELQKMKQMLDKVRQESRIKDESLQKLEEHCQNLENKLRGKEQLCRNLQEKNKELESQLESKAESQNLSEKQYWQLSEKLKGKEEACITLQQKVKELEYKLTDQQHFESMILQQKQVKELECKLKEKLCSESVPVQKVKELEYKLKERLQSELMLEQKVKELESKLREERDQSKSMSLLHSNDALKFATPTEGKAFSRDESTSETDPQILRSSNSINKPLTGPGSILLRGADPLHEIKRKRELRNAMVGKSENNITTPTTIVEKRVQPSELGKVRKIDPAKAFGRLTRKVVATQKVFPHSRNNLEKDKIKVWTR; this is translated from the exons ATGGAAGGGAGCCAGCAGAGCGCTTTCTGCCCATACCGGGAAACCGTAACCCTAGATTCCGGTGTTTTGAGCCCGTCTTTCTGGACGAAAAATTCAGAGAAGTCTCCCGTAGTTGACGCCGATTCGACGATGGGCGTCACCGCCGATGATTCTTTTGATTCGATGATCTTGGTTTCTGGGTCGAGGCTAGTCCAGTGCGGGCTTAGGGAGATGGATTGCCGAG atgATGTTGTAATGTTTGTGAATTCTGGTGGCTCTCCAATAGAAGGACGAGATTCCCATATAAATTTTCTGGGTGACTCTTATTTTCGAGGCGGAGATGTAATAAAAACCAATGAGCCGATAGTTGAAGGGGGTGATTACCCATCTCTGTATCAGTCTGCACGTTATGGAAATTTCTGCTACAAGTTTGAAGGTCTTGCACCTGGAGACTATTTTGTAGATCTGCACTTTGCAGAGATAGTTAACACATATGGACCTAAAGGAATTAGGCTGTTTGATGTTTCCATGCAAGAAGAGAAG ATACTATCTGAACTTGATGTATATGCAGTTGTTGGAGCTAATAAGCCACTGCAGCTAGTTGATGTCAGAGTCCCTGTGCTGGATAATGGAGTTATTGTCATAAGATTTGAAGGAATTAGTGGGACTCCAACTGTTAGTGGGATTTGCATTAGAAAAGCACCCAAATTGTCAG CACCTTTGGTGAAACCTGAGCATCTGATATGTAACAAATGTGCTGCTGAGATAGAAGTTTCTCCAACTCAG ACTAGAGCTCGAAGTAAATATATTGCCAAGTATGAGAAGAAAATACACGAGCTGACTAGTCAATACAAATTAAAATCTGATGAATGCTATGAAGCATGGATGTCTCTAACAGCTACAAATGAACAGCTGGAAAGGCTAAGAATGGAGCTTGACAATAGGCTCTTCCAAACTGATACTCTAG AACAAGCTGTTGGAAAACAAACGGGCAAATTGAGAGATGTTTCTGAAAGGTATGAACATGATAAGAAGTCGTGGTTTGCTGCTCTCTCTAATTTGGAAGAAAAAATTAAG GCAATGAAACAAGAGCAATCCCAGCTTGCTATCGAGGCACATGAATGTGCCAATTCAACACCTGACTTGAATAAGATGATCATTGCTGTTCAGACCTTAG TTACACAGTGTGAAGATCTTAAAATAAAGTATAGTGAAGAGATAGCCAAGAGAAAGAAATTATATAATCAAGTCCAAGAGACAAAAG GGAACATCAGGGTGTTTTGTAGGTGTCGTCCCTTAACTAAGGAGGAGGTTTTATCTGGTTGCACAACCATAGTAGACTTTGATGCAGCAAAGGAGGGTGATATTGGGATCATGACTGGTGAATCTACcaaaaagatttttaaatttgACAGAGTTTATACACCAAAGGATGGTCAAG CTGAGGTTTATGCGGATGCATCACCATTGGTTACATCAGTCTTGGATGGTTACAATGTGTGCATATTTGCATACGGGCAGACTGGAACAGGAAAGACTTTCACAATGGAGGGTAATGAGCAGAACAGAGGAGTGAATTACAGAACTTTGGAGGAATTGTTTAAAATTGCTGCAGAGAGGAAGGAGACGTTTAACTATGACATAGCAGTCAGTGTTCTTGAGGTGTACAATGAGCAGATCAGAGACTTACTGGCAACGTTCCCATCAACAAAGAa GCTGGAGGTAAGACAGGCAGCTGAAGGATTTCATCATGTGCCAGGGATAGTGGAGTCCAAAGTAGAGAACATAAAGCAAGTTTGGGATGTATTGCAAGCTGGAAGTAATGCCAGAGCTGTTGGATCTAATAATGTGAATGAGCACAGTAGTCGATCCCACTG CATGCTTTGCATAACGGTGAGAGCAAGAAATATCATGAATGGAGAGTCCACAAAAAGCAAGCTGTGGCTCATAGATTTGGCAGGAAGTGAGAGGTTGGCAAAGACAGATGTGCAGGGGGAGAGGCTTAAGGAAGCTCAGAACATTAATAGATCACTTTCAGCCCTTGGAGATGTCATGTCTGCTCTTGCAACCAAAAGCAGTCACATTCCATACAG GAATTCCAAGCTGACACATTTGCTGCAAGATTCATTAA GCGGTGAGTCGAAAGCTTTAATGTTTGTGCAAATCGGCCCCTCAAATAATGACTTGGGTGAAACTCTCAGTTCATTGAACTTTGCAAGTCGAGTCAGAAATATAGAGTTGGGTCCTGCAAGGAAGCAGGTTGACACAGGAGAGCTTCAAAAGATGAAACAGATG CTTGATAAAGTAAGACAAGAATCCAGAATTAAAGACGAGTCCTTGCAGAAGCTAGAAGAACACTGCCAAAACTTAGAGAATAAACTGAGAGGAAAAGAACAGCTCTgcagaaatttgcaagaaaag aacaaagagcttgAAAGCCAACTTGAGTCGAAGGCAGAGTCTCAAAACTTATCAGAAAAGCAATATTGGCAACTTTCAGAAAAATTGAAGGGGAAAGAAGAAGCATGCATCACGCTTCAGCAAAAG GTAAAAGAGTTGGAATACAAATTGACTGATCAACAACACTTTGAATCTATGATTCTTCAGCAAAAG CAGGTTAAGGAGCTGGAGTGCAAGCTTAAAGAAAAACTATGCTCTGAATCAGTACCTGTACAAAAG GTTAAGGAACTTGAATACAAACTAAAGGAGAGACTGCAATCTGAGCTGATGCTTGAACAAAAG GTCAAGGAGCTTGAAAGCAAGCtaagagaagaaagagatcagTCAAAATCTATGTCATTGTTGCACTCTAATGATGCTCTCAAATTTGCAACACCAACTGAAGGGAAAGCATTTTCGAGGGATGAATCAACGAGTGAAACAGACCCTCAGATTCTAAGAAGCTCAAACTCTATTAACAAGCCACTGACTGGTCCGGGTTCCATTTTGTTACGAGGAGCTGACCCTCTTCATGAGATCAAACGGAAAAGAGAACTCAGAAATGCGATGGTTGGGAAATCTGAAAACAATATTACAACGCCAACAACCATAGTAGAGAAAAGGGTACAACCAAGTGAATTGGGCAAGGTTAGGAAAATAGATCCAGCCAAGGCATTTGGAAGGCTGACTAGAAAGGTGGTTGCTACTCAAAAGGTGTTTCCGCATAGCAGAAATAACCTGGAGAAAGACAAGATAAAAGTGTGGACCAGATAA
- the LOC105054352 gene encoding kinesin-like protein KIN-14E isoform X3 — MFVNSGGSPIEGRDSHINFLGDSYFRGGDVIKTNEPIVEGGDYPSLYQSARYGNFCYKFEGLAPGDYFVDLHFAEIVNTYGPKGIRLFDVSMQEEKILSELDVYAVVGANKPLQLVDVRVPVLDNGVIVIRFEGISGTPTVSGICIRKAPKLSAPLVKPEHLICNKCAAEIEVSPTQTRARSKYIAKYEKKIHELTSQYKLKSDECYEAWMSLTATNEQLERLRMELDNRLFQTDTLEQAVGKQTGKLRDVSERYEHDKKSWFAALSNLEEKIKAMKQEQSQLAIEAHECANSTPDLNKMIIAVQTLVTQCEDLKIKYSEEIAKRKKLYNQVQETKGNIRVFCRCRPLTKEEVLSGCTTIVDFDAAKEGDIGIMTGESTKKIFKFDRVYTPKDGQAEVYADASPLVTSVLDGYNVCIFAYGQTGTGKTFTMEGNEQNRGVNYRTLEELFKIAAERKETFNYDIAVSVLEVYNEQIRDLLATFPSTKKLEVRQAAEGFHHVPGIVESKVENIKQVWDVLQAGSNARAVGSNNVNEHSSRSHCMLCITVRARNIMNGESTKSKLWLIDLAGSERLAKTDVQGERLKEAQNINRSLSALGDVMSALATKSSHIPYRNSKLTHLLQDSLSGESKALMFVQIGPSNNDLGETLSSLNFASRVRNIELGPARKQVDTGELQKMKQMLDKVRQESRIKDESLQKLEEHCQNLENKLRGKEQLCRNLQEKNKELESQLESKAESQNLSEKQYWQLSEKLKGKEEACITLQQKVKELEYKLTDQQHFESMILQQKQVKELECKLKEKLCSESVPVQKVKELEYKLKERLQSELMLEQKVKELESKLREERDQSKSMSLLHSNDALKFATPTEGKAFSRDESTSETDPQILRSSNSINKPLTGPGSILLRGADPLHEIKRKRELRNAMVGKSENNITTPTTIVEKRVQPSELGKVRKIDPAKAFGRLTRKVVATQKVFPHSRNNLEKDKIKVWTR; from the exons ATGTTTGTGAATTCTGGTGGCTCTCCAATAGAAGGACGAGATTCCCATATAAATTTTCTGGGTGACTCTTATTTTCGAGGCGGAGATGTAATAAAAACCAATGAGCCGATAGTTGAAGGGGGTGATTACCCATCTCTGTATCAGTCTGCACGTTATGGAAATTTCTGCTACAAGTTTGAAGGTCTTGCACCTGGAGACTATTTTGTAGATCTGCACTTTGCAGAGATAGTTAACACATATGGACCTAAAGGAATTAGGCTGTTTGATGTTTCCATGCAAGAAGAGAAG ATACTATCTGAACTTGATGTATATGCAGTTGTTGGAGCTAATAAGCCACTGCAGCTAGTTGATGTCAGAGTCCCTGTGCTGGATAATGGAGTTATTGTCATAAGATTTGAAGGAATTAGTGGGACTCCAACTGTTAGTGGGATTTGCATTAGAAAAGCACCCAAATTGTCAG CACCTTTGGTGAAACCTGAGCATCTGATATGTAACAAATGTGCTGCTGAGATAGAAGTTTCTCCAACTCAG ACTAGAGCTCGAAGTAAATATATTGCCAAGTATGAGAAGAAAATACACGAGCTGACTAGTCAATACAAATTAAAATCTGATGAATGCTATGAAGCATGGATGTCTCTAACAGCTACAAATGAACAGCTGGAAAGGCTAAGAATGGAGCTTGACAATAGGCTCTTCCAAACTGATACTCTAG AACAAGCTGTTGGAAAACAAACGGGCAAATTGAGAGATGTTTCTGAAAGGTATGAACATGATAAGAAGTCGTGGTTTGCTGCTCTCTCTAATTTGGAAGAAAAAATTAAG GCAATGAAACAAGAGCAATCCCAGCTTGCTATCGAGGCACATGAATGTGCCAATTCAACACCTGACTTGAATAAGATGATCATTGCTGTTCAGACCTTAG TTACACAGTGTGAAGATCTTAAAATAAAGTATAGTGAAGAGATAGCCAAGAGAAAGAAATTATATAATCAAGTCCAAGAGACAAAAG GGAACATCAGGGTGTTTTGTAGGTGTCGTCCCTTAACTAAGGAGGAGGTTTTATCTGGTTGCACAACCATAGTAGACTTTGATGCAGCAAAGGAGGGTGATATTGGGATCATGACTGGTGAATCTACcaaaaagatttttaaatttgACAGAGTTTATACACCAAAGGATGGTCAAG CTGAGGTTTATGCGGATGCATCACCATTGGTTACATCAGTCTTGGATGGTTACAATGTGTGCATATTTGCATACGGGCAGACTGGAACAGGAAAGACTTTCACAATGGAGGGTAATGAGCAGAACAGAGGAGTGAATTACAGAACTTTGGAGGAATTGTTTAAAATTGCTGCAGAGAGGAAGGAGACGTTTAACTATGACATAGCAGTCAGTGTTCTTGAGGTGTACAATGAGCAGATCAGAGACTTACTGGCAACGTTCCCATCAACAAAGAa GCTGGAGGTAAGACAGGCAGCTGAAGGATTTCATCATGTGCCAGGGATAGTGGAGTCCAAAGTAGAGAACATAAAGCAAGTTTGGGATGTATTGCAAGCTGGAAGTAATGCCAGAGCTGTTGGATCTAATAATGTGAATGAGCACAGTAGTCGATCCCACTG CATGCTTTGCATAACGGTGAGAGCAAGAAATATCATGAATGGAGAGTCCACAAAAAGCAAGCTGTGGCTCATAGATTTGGCAGGAAGTGAGAGGTTGGCAAAGACAGATGTGCAGGGGGAGAGGCTTAAGGAAGCTCAGAACATTAATAGATCACTTTCAGCCCTTGGAGATGTCATGTCTGCTCTTGCAACCAAAAGCAGTCACATTCCATACAG GAATTCCAAGCTGACACATTTGCTGCAAGATTCATTAA GCGGTGAGTCGAAAGCTTTAATGTTTGTGCAAATCGGCCCCTCAAATAATGACTTGGGTGAAACTCTCAGTTCATTGAACTTTGCAAGTCGAGTCAGAAATATAGAGTTGGGTCCTGCAAGGAAGCAGGTTGACACAGGAGAGCTTCAAAAGATGAAACAGATG CTTGATAAAGTAAGACAAGAATCCAGAATTAAAGACGAGTCCTTGCAGAAGCTAGAAGAACACTGCCAAAACTTAGAGAATAAACTGAGAGGAAAAGAACAGCTCTgcagaaatttgcaagaaaag aacaaagagcttgAAAGCCAACTTGAGTCGAAGGCAGAGTCTCAAAACTTATCAGAAAAGCAATATTGGCAACTTTCAGAAAAATTGAAGGGGAAAGAAGAAGCATGCATCACGCTTCAGCAAAAG GTAAAAGAGTTGGAATACAAATTGACTGATCAACAACACTTTGAATCTATGATTCTTCAGCAAAAG CAGGTTAAGGAGCTGGAGTGCAAGCTTAAAGAAAAACTATGCTCTGAATCAGTACCTGTACAAAAG GTTAAGGAACTTGAATACAAACTAAAGGAGAGACTGCAATCTGAGCTGATGCTTGAACAAAAG GTCAAGGAGCTTGAAAGCAAGCtaagagaagaaagagatcagTCAAAATCTATGTCATTGTTGCACTCTAATGATGCTCTCAAATTTGCAACACCAACTGAAGGGAAAGCATTTTCGAGGGATGAATCAACGAGTGAAACAGACCCTCAGATTCTAAGAAGCTCAAACTCTATTAACAAGCCACTGACTGGTCCGGGTTCCATTTTGTTACGAGGAGCTGACCCTCTTCATGAGATCAAACGGAAAAGAGAACTCAGAAATGCGATGGTTGGGAAATCTGAAAACAATATTACAACGCCAACAACCATAGTAGAGAAAAGGGTACAACCAAGTGAATTGGGCAAGGTTAGGAAAATAGATCCAGCCAAGGCATTTGGAAGGCTGACTAGAAAGGTGGTTGCTACTCAAAAGGTGTTTCCGCATAGCAGAAATAACCTGGAGAAAGACAAGATAAAAGTGTGGACCAGATAA
- the LOC105054352 gene encoding kinesin-like protein KIN-14E isoform X2 — MEGSQQSAFCPYRETVTLDSGVLSPSFWTKNSEKSPVVDADSTMGVTADDSFDSMILVSGSRLVQCGLREMDCRDDVVMFVNSGGSPIEGRDSHINFLGDSYFRGGDVIKTNEPIVEGGDYPSLYQSARYGNFCYKFEGLAPGDYFVDLHFAEIVNTYGPKGIRLFDVSMQEEKILSELDVYAVVGANKPLQLVDVRVPVLDNGVIVIRFEGISGTPTVSGICIRKAPKLSAPLVKPEHLICNKCAAEIEVSPTQTRARSKYIAKYEKKIHELTSQYKLKSDECYEAWMSLTATNEQLERLRMELDNRLFQTDTLEQAVGKQTGKLRDVSERYEHDKKSWFAALSNLEEKIKAMKQEQSQLAIEAHECANSTPDLNKMIIAVQTLVTQCEDLKIKYSEEIAKRKKLYNQVQETKGNIRVFCRCRPLTKEEVLSGCTTIVDFDAAKEGDIGIMTGESTKKIFKFDRVYTPKDGQAEVYADASPLVTSVLDGYNVCIFAYGQTGTGKTFTMEGNEQNRGVNYRTLEELFKIAAERKETFNYDIAVSVLEVYNEQIRDLLATFPSTKKLEVRQAAEGFHHVPGIVESKVENIKQVWDVLQAGSNARAVGSNNVNEHSSRSHCMLCITVRARNIMNGESTKSKLWLIDLAGSERLAKTDVQGERLKEAQNINRSLSALGDVMSALATKSSHIPYRNSKLTHLLQDSLSGESKALMFVQIGPSNNDLGETLSSLNFASRVRNIELGPARKQVDTGELQKMKQMLDKVRQESRIKDESLQKLEEHCQNLENKLRGKEQLCRNLQEKNKELESQLESKAESQNLSEKQYWQLSEKLKGKEEACITLQQKVKELEYKLTDQQHFESMILQQKVKELECKLKEKLCSESVPVQKVKELEYKLKERLQSELMLEQKVKELESKLREERDQSKSMSLLHSNDALKFATPTEGKAFSRDESTSETDPQILRSSNSINKPLTGPGSILLRGADPLHEIKRKRELRNAMVGKSENNITTPTTIVEKRVQPSELGKVRKIDPAKAFGRLTRKVVATQKVFPHSRNNLEKDKIKVWTR, encoded by the exons ATGGAAGGGAGCCAGCAGAGCGCTTTCTGCCCATACCGGGAAACCGTAACCCTAGATTCCGGTGTTTTGAGCCCGTCTTTCTGGACGAAAAATTCAGAGAAGTCTCCCGTAGTTGACGCCGATTCGACGATGGGCGTCACCGCCGATGATTCTTTTGATTCGATGATCTTGGTTTCTGGGTCGAGGCTAGTCCAGTGCGGGCTTAGGGAGATGGATTGCCGAG atgATGTTGTAATGTTTGTGAATTCTGGTGGCTCTCCAATAGAAGGACGAGATTCCCATATAAATTTTCTGGGTGACTCTTATTTTCGAGGCGGAGATGTAATAAAAACCAATGAGCCGATAGTTGAAGGGGGTGATTACCCATCTCTGTATCAGTCTGCACGTTATGGAAATTTCTGCTACAAGTTTGAAGGTCTTGCACCTGGAGACTATTTTGTAGATCTGCACTTTGCAGAGATAGTTAACACATATGGACCTAAAGGAATTAGGCTGTTTGATGTTTCCATGCAAGAAGAGAAG ATACTATCTGAACTTGATGTATATGCAGTTGTTGGAGCTAATAAGCCACTGCAGCTAGTTGATGTCAGAGTCCCTGTGCTGGATAATGGAGTTATTGTCATAAGATTTGAAGGAATTAGTGGGACTCCAACTGTTAGTGGGATTTGCATTAGAAAAGCACCCAAATTGTCAG CACCTTTGGTGAAACCTGAGCATCTGATATGTAACAAATGTGCTGCTGAGATAGAAGTTTCTCCAACTCAG ACTAGAGCTCGAAGTAAATATATTGCCAAGTATGAGAAGAAAATACACGAGCTGACTAGTCAATACAAATTAAAATCTGATGAATGCTATGAAGCATGGATGTCTCTAACAGCTACAAATGAACAGCTGGAAAGGCTAAGAATGGAGCTTGACAATAGGCTCTTCCAAACTGATACTCTAG AACAAGCTGTTGGAAAACAAACGGGCAAATTGAGAGATGTTTCTGAAAGGTATGAACATGATAAGAAGTCGTGGTTTGCTGCTCTCTCTAATTTGGAAGAAAAAATTAAG GCAATGAAACAAGAGCAATCCCAGCTTGCTATCGAGGCACATGAATGTGCCAATTCAACACCTGACTTGAATAAGATGATCATTGCTGTTCAGACCTTAG TTACACAGTGTGAAGATCTTAAAATAAAGTATAGTGAAGAGATAGCCAAGAGAAAGAAATTATATAATCAAGTCCAAGAGACAAAAG GGAACATCAGGGTGTTTTGTAGGTGTCGTCCCTTAACTAAGGAGGAGGTTTTATCTGGTTGCACAACCATAGTAGACTTTGATGCAGCAAAGGAGGGTGATATTGGGATCATGACTGGTGAATCTACcaaaaagatttttaaatttgACAGAGTTTATACACCAAAGGATGGTCAAG CTGAGGTTTATGCGGATGCATCACCATTGGTTACATCAGTCTTGGATGGTTACAATGTGTGCATATTTGCATACGGGCAGACTGGAACAGGAAAGACTTTCACAATGGAGGGTAATGAGCAGAACAGAGGAGTGAATTACAGAACTTTGGAGGAATTGTTTAAAATTGCTGCAGAGAGGAAGGAGACGTTTAACTATGACATAGCAGTCAGTGTTCTTGAGGTGTACAATGAGCAGATCAGAGACTTACTGGCAACGTTCCCATCAACAAAGAa GCTGGAGGTAAGACAGGCAGCTGAAGGATTTCATCATGTGCCAGGGATAGTGGAGTCCAAAGTAGAGAACATAAAGCAAGTTTGGGATGTATTGCAAGCTGGAAGTAATGCCAGAGCTGTTGGATCTAATAATGTGAATGAGCACAGTAGTCGATCCCACTG CATGCTTTGCATAACGGTGAGAGCAAGAAATATCATGAATGGAGAGTCCACAAAAAGCAAGCTGTGGCTCATAGATTTGGCAGGAAGTGAGAGGTTGGCAAAGACAGATGTGCAGGGGGAGAGGCTTAAGGAAGCTCAGAACATTAATAGATCACTTTCAGCCCTTGGAGATGTCATGTCTGCTCTTGCAACCAAAAGCAGTCACATTCCATACAG GAATTCCAAGCTGACACATTTGCTGCAAGATTCATTAA GCGGTGAGTCGAAAGCTTTAATGTTTGTGCAAATCGGCCCCTCAAATAATGACTTGGGTGAAACTCTCAGTTCATTGAACTTTGCAAGTCGAGTCAGAAATATAGAGTTGGGTCCTGCAAGGAAGCAGGTTGACACAGGAGAGCTTCAAAAGATGAAACAGATG CTTGATAAAGTAAGACAAGAATCCAGAATTAAAGACGAGTCCTTGCAGAAGCTAGAAGAACACTGCCAAAACTTAGAGAATAAACTGAGAGGAAAAGAACAGCTCTgcagaaatttgcaagaaaag aacaaagagcttgAAAGCCAACTTGAGTCGAAGGCAGAGTCTCAAAACTTATCAGAAAAGCAATATTGGCAACTTTCAGAAAAATTGAAGGGGAAAGAAGAAGCATGCATCACGCTTCAGCAAAAG GTAAAAGAGTTGGAATACAAATTGACTGATCAACAACACTTTGAATCTATGATTCTTCAGCAAAAG GTTAAGGAGCTGGAGTGCAAGCTTAAAGAAAAACTATGCTCTGAATCAGTACCTGTACAAAAG GTTAAGGAACTTGAATACAAACTAAAGGAGAGACTGCAATCTGAGCTGATGCTTGAACAAAAG GTCAAGGAGCTTGAAAGCAAGCtaagagaagaaagagatcagTCAAAATCTATGTCATTGTTGCACTCTAATGATGCTCTCAAATTTGCAACACCAACTGAAGGGAAAGCATTTTCGAGGGATGAATCAACGAGTGAAACAGACCCTCAGATTCTAAGAAGCTCAAACTCTATTAACAAGCCACTGACTGGTCCGGGTTCCATTTTGTTACGAGGAGCTGACCCTCTTCATGAGATCAAACGGAAAAGAGAACTCAGAAATGCGATGGTTGGGAAATCTGAAAACAATATTACAACGCCAACAACCATAGTAGAGAAAAGGGTACAACCAAGTGAATTGGGCAAGGTTAGGAAAATAGATCCAGCCAAGGCATTTGGAAGGCTGACTAGAAAGGTGGTTGCTACTCAAAAGGTGTTTCCGCATAGCAGAAATAACCTGGAGAAAGACAAGATAAAAGTGTGGACCAGATAA